Below is a window of bacterium DNA.
ATGCGGCTTGGCGGTAAGCGGACTCTGATCACCGGGGGTGGCACGGGAATCGGGCGTGCGACCGCCGAGCTGTTCGCCCGGGAGGGAGCTCATGTCATGGTGTCGGGCCGCCGCCGGTCGGAACTCGACGAGACCGTGCGCCGGGTGGAAGCGATCGGGGGACGCGCGGCGCTCGTGCAAGGGGACGTCGCGCGGCCTGGGGACGCCGCCCGAATGGTCGCCGACACCGTCGCCGCGTTTGGCGGTCTCGACATCCTCGTGAATAACGCCGGGATCATCGTGCGCGGGGCGTCGGTGACCTCGGTAGCGATCGAGGACTGGGACCGCGTGCTCGGGATCGACCTCACCGGCGTCTTTCTCGTCTCGCGCTTCGCGCTGATGGAGATGGTGCGGGTCAAGCACGGGGGGAGCATCGTCAACGTGTCGTCGGTCTCGGGGCTGTTCGGTGATCCGAACCTCGCCCCGTACAACGCCGCCAAAGGCGGGGTCAACCTGCTCACCAAGAACATGGCGCTCGACTACGCGTCCCACGGCATTCGCGTTAACGCCGTCTGCCCCGGGCGGATCGCGACGCCCATGCCGCGGAGCCGGCTGCGGCCTGAGGAGGACTGGGACGGCGTCCT
It encodes the following:
- a CDS encoding SDR family oxidoreductase — translated: MRLGGKRTLITGGGTGIGRATAELFAREGAHVMVSGRRRSELDETVRRVEAIGGRAALVQGDVARPGDAARMVADTVAAFGGLDILVNNAGIIVRGASVTSVAIEDWDRVLGIDLTGVFLVSRFALMEMVRVKHGGSIVNVSSVSGLFGDPNLAPYNAAKGGVNLLTKNMALDYASHGIRVNAVCPGRIATPMPRSRLRPEEDWDGVL